From a region of the Citricoccus muralis genome:
- the nrdH gene encoding glutaredoxin-like protein NrdH, whose product MTVTVYSKPACVQCNATYRALDKKGIAYETVDMSQDAEALERVRSLGYMQAPVVITGAEHWSGFRPDKIEELATAAAASVA is encoded by the coding sequence ATGACCGTCACCGTTTACTCCAAGCCGGCTTGCGTGCAGTGCAATGCCACCTACCGCGCCCTGGACAAGAAGGGCATCGCCTACGAGACCGTGGACATGTCCCAGGACGCCGAGGCGCTGGAGCGCGTTCGGTCGTTGGGCTACATGCAGGCCCCGGTCGTCATCACGGGTGCCGAGCACTGGTCCGGCTTCCGTCCGGACAAGATCGAGGAGCTGGCCACCGCCGCTGCCGCCTCGGTGGCCTGA
- the nrdI gene encoding class Ib ribonucleoside-diphosphate reductase assembly flavoprotein NrdI, translating to MTSVVSDSRPTGVAGSLTPQQTAARLIYFSSASGYTHRFVSKLELPEGEAARLPIITKEPTLLATEPFVLILPTYGGGDGKGAVPKQVIKFLNVKSNRDLIRGVIAAGNTNFYEAYCLAGDIVARKCEVPLMYRFELMGTPEDVTAVREGLERFWG from the coding sequence ATGACGAGCGTGGTCAGCGACAGCAGGCCGACAGGTGTTGCGGGGTCCCTGACCCCACAGCAGACGGCTGCACGCCTGATCTACTTCTCCTCCGCCTCCGGCTACACTCACCGCTTCGTCTCCAAACTGGAGCTGCCGGAGGGTGAGGCGGCGCGGTTGCCGATCATCACCAAGGAGCCGACCCTCCTGGCCACAGAGCCCTTCGTTCTCATCCTGCCGACCTATGGCGGGGGAGACGGCAAGGGAGCCGTGCCGAAGCAGGTCATCAAGTTCCTCAACGTCAAGTCGAACCGGGATCTGATCCGGGGCGTCATTGCCGCAGGGAACACCAACTTCTACGAGGCTTACTGCCTCGCCGGGGACATCGTGGCGCGCAAGTGCGAGGTCCCTCTGATGTACAGATTCGAACTCATGGGCACGCCGGAGGACGTCACGGCCGTGCGCGAAGGACTGGAAAGGTTTTGGGGATGA
- a CDS encoding NINE protein — protein MDRTPKNLLLTYVLCVALGLVGAHRFYLGHRALGVVYPILTVAGLASAPWGIGFVFGGIVLLLCLLDLVRLPGLVRRANGGLN, from the coding sequence GTGGACCGTACGCCGAAGAACCTCCTGCTCACCTACGTCCTGTGTGTGGCACTCGGGCTGGTGGGGGCGCACCGGTTCTACCTGGGGCATCGTGCGCTCGGGGTGGTGTACCCGATCCTGACCGTCGCCGGTCTCGCCAGTGCTCCGTGGGGCATCGGGTTCGTGTTCGGGGGGATCGTGCTCCTGCTGTGCCTGCTCGACCTGGTGCGCCTGCCCGGACTCGTCCGGCGGGCCAACGGCGGACTCAACTAG
- the poxB gene encoding ubiquinone-dependent pyruvate dehydrogenase: MVTVAENLIQTLSLNGVKRIYGLPGDSLNAITESLRTHPEIEWVHVRHEETAAFAAGAEAEMTGEVTVCAGSCGPGNLHLINGLYDAQRSRVPVLAIAAHIPTEEIGTTYFQETHPQELFRECSVYVEYVADPKQMPRLLEIALRTAIEQRGVAVLVIPGDVASAAAHDDRRTLVRKARSAVVPLPDQLQEAADVLNAARSVTILGGAGTAGAHAEVMQLAERLASPIVHAMRGKEHLEYDSPYDVGMTGLLGFASGYKAMCEADAILMLGTDFPYPQFYPDDAQVVQVDIRGEQIGRRHPVDVALVGGVRETAAALVPLLEQKKDKHLADARKHYAKTRAKLDDLATPARKGAAVHPQYLARRISALAAEDAVFIPDVGSPVVYAARYLEMNGRRRLLGSFSHGSMANAVPQAIGVLAQDRARQTVTLSGDGGLTMLLGDLLTLVQMKLPAKVVVFNNSSLNFVELEMKAAGQLPFATSLENPDFAAVARAMGIKGIRVEDSGDVDAALTEAFTHDGPALVDVVTDPQELTIPPAIQFEQAKGFALYSIRTVLSGRGDELFDLAKTNLRRLF; encoded by the coding sequence ATGGTCACCGTTGCCGAGAACCTCATCCAGACCCTTTCCCTCAATGGCGTCAAGCGCATCTACGGCCTTCCCGGCGATTCGCTCAATGCCATCACGGAGTCCCTCCGAACCCACCCCGAGATCGAGTGGGTGCACGTGCGCCACGAGGAGACCGCCGCCTTCGCCGCCGGGGCCGAGGCCGAGATGACCGGAGAGGTGACGGTCTGTGCGGGCAGTTGCGGCCCGGGGAACCTGCATCTGATCAACGGTCTGTACGACGCGCAACGCAGCCGCGTCCCGGTGCTCGCGATCGCCGCCCACATCCCCACGGAGGAGATCGGCACCACCTACTTCCAGGAGACGCATCCGCAGGAGCTGTTCCGGGAATGCTCCGTCTATGTGGAGTACGTGGCCGATCCGAAGCAGATGCCCCGCCTGCTGGAGATCGCCCTGCGCACCGCCATCGAGCAACGCGGCGTGGCGGTACTGGTGATCCCCGGCGATGTCGCCTCGGCGGCCGCCCACGACGATCGCCGCACCCTCGTGCGAAAGGCCCGCTCCGCCGTCGTGCCCCTGCCGGACCAGTTGCAGGAGGCCGCCGACGTCCTCAACGCGGCGCGGAGCGTCACGATCCTGGGCGGTGCGGGGACCGCGGGCGCCCACGCCGAGGTGATGCAGCTGGCCGAACGGCTGGCCTCGCCGATCGTGCACGCGATGCGCGGCAAGGAACACCTGGAGTACGACAGCCCCTATGACGTCGGCATGACCGGCCTGCTCGGCTTCGCCAGCGGGTACAAGGCGATGTGCGAGGCGGACGCCATCCTCATGCTGGGCACGGACTTCCCCTATCCGCAGTTCTATCCGGACGATGCGCAGGTGGTCCAGGTCGACATCCGTGGCGAGCAGATCGGTCGCAGGCACCCCGTGGACGTGGCCCTGGTGGGTGGGGTGCGGGAGACGGCGGCCGCGCTGGTCCCGCTGCTGGAGCAGAAGAAGGACAAGCACCTCGCGGACGCGCGGAAGCACTATGCCAAGACGCGCGCGAAACTGGACGACCTCGCCACCCCGGCACGGAAGGGCGCAGCGGTGCACCCGCAGTACCTGGCCCGGCGGATCAGCGCGCTGGCGGCCGAGGACGCCGTGTTCATCCCGGACGTCGGCTCCCCCGTGGTCTACGCCGCCCGCTACCTCGAGATGAACGGACGACGCCGGCTGCTCGGCTCGTTCTCGCACGGCTCCATGGCGAATGCGGTGCCGCAGGCGATCGGCGTGCTGGCCCAGGACCGCGCTCGGCAGACCGTCACGCTCTCCGGCGACGGAGGGCTGACCATGCTGCTGGGTGACCTGCTCACGCTGGTGCAGATGAAGCTGCCGGCGAAGGTGGTGGTGTTCAACAACTCGTCGCTGAACTTCGTCGAGCTCGAGATGAAGGCCGCCGGACAGCTGCCCTTCGCCACGAGCCTGGAGAACCCCGACTTCGCGGCCGTGGCCCGGGCCATGGGCATCAAGGGCATCCGCGTGGAGGACTCGGGGGACGTGGACGCGGCCCTCACGGAGGCCTTCACGCACGACGGCCCGGCTCTCGTAGACGTGGTGACGGACCCGCAGGAACTCACCATTCCGCCGGCCATCCAGTTCGAGCAGGCCAAAGGCTTCGCGCTGTACTCGATCCGCACCGTCCTCTCGGGCCGCGGCGACGAGCTGTTCGACCTGGCGAAGACGAACTTGCGGCGGTTGTTCTAG
- a CDS encoding dihydrolipoyl dehydrogenase family protein — MASPSTPASTPIPASIPTPIPTSGPMSATSATSISVSGTVDAIVIGLGPGGEDVAARLARGGWSVLAVDEHLVGGECPYYGCIPSKMMLHESRRADASWARVARRIREEATDQWDDRVAVERLLGTGAKFVHGRAEIVGGPAAGPASAGTEVTVTPNDGGAHQTWTARRAVVLNTGSESMQVPVPGLPEAVTWTHRDVVTAETLPASLAIVGGGPLGCELGQALAGFGVRVSLLVRGERLLSGETPEAGELVAERFRAEGIDVRTGTEISGVQAGEASRYETSHGIPASAGPVDLELTTGGRLTVDRVLLAAGRAPRDSVEVDDWCRVLDSAAAERGQPVPGRYAIGDMTGAGPFTHTSMAQAAVVADQLLAGAAPRPFPRQAVPRVTYTDPEVAAVGLSEGEARKAVEHQGGDASEVHVARVDLGASSRGWIDEVRGHLTLVALADGKTAEKADEQADEPGNRNKKSRTSGGVLVGAAVVGPHAGEILGALTVAVHAGVPLAELARIPWAYPTLHRAIGDALAQFGSDVIGVESAAGRAS; from the coding sequence ATGGCTTCCCCCTCTACCCCAGCGTCTACCCCCATCCCGGCGTCGATCCCCACGCCGATCCCCACGTCCGGGCCGATGTCCGCCACGTCCGCAACGTCCATCTCGGTGTCCGGCACGGTCGACGCCATCGTGATCGGGCTCGGGCCCGGCGGGGAGGACGTCGCCGCACGGCTGGCGCGCGGCGGCTGGTCGGTACTGGCCGTGGACGAGCACCTGGTGGGCGGCGAATGTCCGTACTACGGCTGCATCCCGTCGAAGATGATGCTGCACGAGTCCCGGAGGGCGGACGCCTCGTGGGCGAGGGTGGCGCGGCGGATCCGTGAGGAAGCCACGGACCAGTGGGACGACCGGGTGGCTGTGGAGAGGCTGCTCGGCACCGGTGCGAAGTTCGTCCACGGTCGGGCGGAGATCGTGGGAGGTCCCGCAGCCGGCCCGGCCTCAGCCGGCACCGAGGTCACCGTCACCCCGAACGACGGCGGCGCGCACCAGACCTGGACGGCCCGCCGTGCGGTGGTCCTGAACACCGGCTCTGAATCAATGCAGGTCCCGGTGCCCGGCCTACCGGAGGCGGTGACGTGGACCCACCGGGACGTGGTGACGGCCGAGACACTCCCGGCCTCCCTCGCCATCGTGGGCGGTGGACCCTTGGGGTGCGAGCTGGGGCAGGCTCTGGCCGGGTTCGGGGTCCGCGTCAGCCTGCTGGTGCGCGGTGAACGGCTGCTCTCGGGAGAGACCCCGGAGGCCGGCGAGCTGGTGGCGGAGCGGTTCCGGGCCGAGGGGATCGACGTCCGTACGGGGACGGAGATCAGTGGCGTGCAGGCGGGGGAGGCCTCCCGGTATGAGACGTCCCACGGCATCCCGGCCTCGGCCGGCCCCGTAGACCTGGAGCTGACCACGGGGGGCCGGTTGACCGTGGACCGTGTGCTGCTGGCCGCTGGCCGAGCGCCGCGGGACTCCGTCGAGGTGGATGACTGGTGCCGTGTCCTGGACAGCGCGGCCGCGGAGAGAGGGCAACCCGTGCCGGGCCGGTACGCCATCGGGGACATGACCGGTGCCGGCCCCTTCACCCACACGTCCATGGCCCAGGCGGCGGTGGTGGCGGACCAGCTCCTGGCCGGAGCAGCCCCGCGCCCCTTCCCCCGCCAGGCCGTACCCCGGGTGACGTACACGGATCCGGAGGTGGCCGCCGTCGGGCTCTCTGAGGGTGAGGCCCGGAAGGCCGTGGAGCATCAGGGTGGCGATGCCTCGGAGGTCCACGTGGCGAGGGTGGATCTCGGGGCCTCGAGCCGGGGGTGGATCGACGAGGTTCGAGGGCACCTGACCCTGGTGGCCCTGGCGGATGGGAAGACAGCCGAGAAGGCGGATGAGCAGGCGGATGAGCCGGGAAACAGGAACAAGAAGAGTAGGACGAGTGGGGGAGTGCTCGTCGGCGCGGCGGTGGTGGGCCCCCATGCCGGGGAGATCCTCGGGGCGCTCACCGTGGCCGTCCACGCCGGGGTGCCCTTGGCCGAGCTGGCCCGCATCCCGTGGGCCTACCCCACCCTGCACCGGGCCATCGGGGATGCCCTCGCCCAGTTCGGCAGCGACGTCATCGGCGTAGAGTCGGCAGCAGGCCGGGCTTCCTGA
- a CDS encoding IS5 family transposase (programmed frameshift), with product MSRTRTLSDAAWARIEPLMPVASRKGGRPFQDHRRVVEGIVWRFRTGSPWRDLPAEFGPWQTAWKRHRRFSADGTWDEIHAEILADADAVGEIDWAVSVDSTINRAHQHATNLSRATQGALSSYKNLREEPPDHAIGRSRGGLSTKIHHLVDGRGLPLVVLVGPGQAGDAPMFPVLMDHLSVARVGPGRPRTRPERVRADKAYSSRAIRTHLRDRGIVAVIPEPSDQQGNRKRRGSRGGRPVRYDIEDYKGRNVVERGFNEDKQWRGLATRYDKLALTYRGGAVLRAITLWLKRLGDTP from the exons GTGTCGCGTACTCGTACTCTCTCGGATGCTGCGTGGGCTCGGATCGAGCCTTTGATGCCGGTCGCTTCGCGTAAGGGCGGGCGGCCATTCCAGGATCATCGTCGCGTTGTCGAGGGGATCGTGTGGCGGTTCCGGACGGGTTCGCCGTGGCGGGATCTGCCGGCGGAGTTCGGGCCGTGGCAGACGGCGTGGAAGCGGCACCGCCGGTTCAGCGCGGACGGCACTTGGGATGAGATCCACGCGGAGATCCTCGCTGATGCGGACGCTGTGGGCGAGATTGACTGGGCTGTCAGCGTGGACTCGACGATCAACCGTGCGCATCAACACGCGACGAACCT CTCCCGCGCGACACAGGGGGCTCTGTCGAGTTACAAGAATCTGCGCGAGGAGCCGCCTGACCATGCGATTGGCCGGTCACGGGGTGGTTTGAGCACGAAGATCCATCACCTCGTCGACGGGCGCGGGCTTCCGCTGGTCGTGCTCGTTGGTCCCGGTCAGGCCGGGGATGCGCCGATGTTCCCGGTGCTCATGGATCACCTCAGCGTCGCCCGGGTCGGCCCGGGCAGACCACGCACCCGACCGGAGCGGGTCCGCGCCGACAAGGCGTACTCGTCGCGCGCGATCCGCACCCATCTGCGCGATCGTGGCATCGTCGCCGTGATCCCCGAGCCGTCCGACCAGCAAGGAAACCGGAAACGACGCGGCTCCCGTGGCGGCCGACCGGTCAGGTACGACATCGAGGATTACAAGGGCCGCAACGTCGTTGAGCGCGGCTTCAACGAAGACAAGCAGTGGCGCGGCCTCGCGACGCGCTACGACAAACTCGCGCTCACCTACCGCGGCGGCGCCGTCCTACGAGCCATCACCCTCTGGCTCAAACGGTTAGGAGACACGCCCTAG
- the nrdE gene encoding class 1b ribonucleoside-diphosphate reductase subunit alpha — MTITEQDMIRSAKELPAAWQNLGYHELNAMLNLYGADGKIQFEADHAAARQYFLQHVNNNTVFFHDLNEKLTYLVEHDYYEAETLEQYSAEFRTSLWDRAYGLKFRFPTFLGAFKFYTSYALKTFDGKRYLERYEDRVCMVALHLAQGDEQLAVDLVEEMVGGRFQPATPTFLNAGKAQRGELVSCFLLRIEDNMESIARSINSSLQLSKRGGGVALSLTNIREHGAPIKQIENQSSGVIPVMKLLEDSFSYANQLGARQGAGAVYLHAHHPDIYRFLDTKRENADEKVRIKTLSLGVVIPDITFELAKKNEDMYLFSPYDVQRVYGKPFTEISVSEKYYEMVDDARIKKTKINAREFFQTLAEIQFESGYPYIVFEDTVNQANPIKGRITMSNLCSEILQVSEASEFNEDLTYASVGKDISCNLGSMNIAKTMDSPDFGKSIETAIRALTAVSTMSEINSVPSIVQGNNTSHAIGLGQMNLHGYLARERVHYGSEEGIDFTNIYFYTVLFHALRSSNRLAMETGTTFGGFEDSTYASGKFFDKYTEQVWEPATPRVAELFSGANVSIPTQADWRELKASVMEHGIFNQNLQAVPPTGSISYINNSTSSIHPVASKIEIRKEGKLGRVYYPAPYLTNENLEYYDDAYEIGYEKVIDTYAAATQHVDQGLSLTLFFKDTATTRDLNKAQIYAWRKGIKTIYYIRLRQLALEGTEVEGCVSCML, encoded by the coding sequence ATGACAATCACCGAGCAGGACATGATCAGGTCGGCCAAAGAGTTGCCGGCGGCATGGCAGAACCTGGGCTACCACGAGCTGAACGCCATGCTGAACCTCTACGGTGCGGACGGCAAGATCCAGTTCGAGGCAGACCACGCCGCAGCACGTCAGTACTTCCTGCAGCATGTCAACAACAACACCGTCTTCTTCCACGACCTGAACGAGAAGCTGACCTACCTCGTGGAGCACGACTACTACGAGGCCGAGACGCTGGAGCAGTACTCCGCCGAGTTCCGGACGAGTCTCTGGGACCGCGCCTACGGGCTGAAGTTCCGCTTCCCCACCTTCCTGGGTGCCTTCAAGTTCTACACGTCCTACGCGCTGAAGACCTTCGACGGCAAGCGCTACCTGGAGCGCTACGAGGACCGCGTCTGCATGGTGGCCCTGCACCTGGCCCAGGGCGATGAGCAGCTCGCCGTCGACCTGGTGGAGGAGATGGTGGGCGGCCGCTTCCAGCCCGCCACCCCGACCTTCCTCAACGCCGGCAAGGCCCAGCGCGGCGAGCTCGTCTCCTGCTTCCTGCTGCGCATCGAGGACAACATGGAGTCGATCGCGCGCAGCATCAACTCCTCCCTGCAGCTGTCCAAGCGCGGCGGCGGCGTGGCGCTGTCCCTCACCAACATCCGTGAGCACGGCGCACCGATCAAGCAGATCGAGAACCAGTCCTCCGGCGTCATCCCGGTGATGAAGCTCCTCGAAGACTCCTTCTCCTACGCGAACCAGCTCGGTGCCCGCCAGGGCGCCGGCGCCGTGTACCTGCACGCCCACCACCCGGACATCTACCGGTTCCTGGACACCAAGCGGGAGAACGCTGACGAGAAGGTTCGCATCAAGACCCTGTCCCTGGGCGTCGTCATCCCGGACATCACGTTCGAGCTGGCCAAGAAGAACGAGGACATGTACCTCTTCAGCCCGTACGACGTGCAACGCGTCTACGGCAAGCCGTTCACCGAGATCTCGGTGTCGGAGAAGTACTACGAGATGGTCGACGACGCGCGGATCAAGAAGACCAAGATCAACGCCCGCGAGTTCTTCCAGACCCTCGCCGAGATCCAGTTCGAGTCCGGCTACCCGTACATCGTGTTCGAGGACACGGTGAACCAGGCCAACCCCATCAAGGGCCGGATCACCATGTCCAACCTGTGCTCCGAGATCCTCCAGGTCTCCGAGGCCTCGGAGTTCAACGAGGACCTGACCTACGCCTCCGTGGGCAAGGACATCTCCTGCAACCTCGGGTCCATGAACATCGCCAAGACCATGGACTCGCCGGACTTCGGCAAGTCCATCGAGACGGCCATCCGGGCGCTCACCGCGGTGTCCACCATGTCTGAGATCAACTCGGTGCCGTCCATCGTCCAGGGCAACAACACCTCACACGCCATCGGCCTGGGCCAGATGAACCTGCACGGCTACTTGGCCCGCGAGCGGGTGCACTACGGTTCCGAAGAGGGCATCGACTTCACGAACATCTACTTCTACACGGTGCTGTTCCACGCCCTGCGGTCCTCCAACCGCCTCGCGATGGAGACCGGGACGACGTTCGGTGGCTTCGAGGACTCCACGTACGCCTCCGGGAAGTTCTTCGACAAGTACACCGAACAGGTCTGGGAGCCGGCCACCCCGCGGGTCGCCGAGCTGTTCTCCGGTGCCAACGTGTCCATCCCCACCCAGGCTGACTGGCGCGAGCTGAAGGCCTCCGTCATGGAGCACGGCATCTTCAACCAGAACCTGCAGGCCGTGCCGCCGACCGGTTCGATCTCCTACATCAACAACTCGACCTCCTCGATCCACCCGGTCGCCTCAAAGATCGAGATCCGCAAGGAGGGCAAGCTGGGCCGCGTCTACTACCCGGCTCCCTACCTGACGAACGAGAACCTCGAGTACTACGACGATGCGTACGAGATCGGCTACGAGAAGGTCATCGACACCTACGCCGCCGCCACTCAGCACGTGGACCAGGGGCTGTCCCTGACCCTGTTCTTCAAGGACACGGCCACCACGCGTGACTTGAACAAGGCCCAGATCTACGCCTGGCGAAAGGGCATCAAGACCATCTACTACATCCGGTTGCGCCAGCTCGCGCTGGAAGGCACCGAGGTCGAGGGCTGCGTCTCCTGCATGCTCTGA